A single region of the Lates calcarifer isolate ASB-BC8 linkage group LG3, TLL_Latcal_v3, whole genome shotgun sequence genome encodes:
- the LOC108892116 gene encoding zinc finger and SCAN domain-containing protein 2 isoform X1, with amino-acid sequence MSKVQTLRAFINQRLTAAAEEIFVLFERTIAEYEEELYCLKANHRQRELLEAVFRPEIRLHRTDVQQLLVTKEEAYPEQQEWSSSLDQEDPPETPCIEKEQKELWASQEGEQLQRLEEADNAMFTPEVKSEDDDGDKAQSSQLHHRQTEEERDVEVEAGGSDPDKTLNPGTCLQPGHDKTSQDSESETDDSSFYSEEIREPQSGLNLLHNKVPASDLEHKTEKTPALSSESAARADHKRHPQEHSEIQKGEKPFGCSVCGKRYHQGKLLIIHSKLHSKEKRHFKRSGDVGCTEEKPFSCSLCGKRFEKSYNLIAHVRVHTGEKPFTCSVCKTCFKTRHALMNHMRIHTGEKPFRCSVCGKRFVQSGSLKQHTSVHTEEKPYSCNACDKRFSLLTYLRRHKCVSKFSSKRRSRRNAC; translated from the exons ATGTCTAAAGTCCAAACACTGAGAGCTTTTATCAACCAGAGACTAACTGCTGCTGCCGAGGAGATCTTTGTGCTGTTTGAAAGGACGATAGCGGAATACGAGGAGGAACTGTATTGTTTAAAGGCGAATCATCGACAACGCGAACTACTGGAGGCTGTTTTCAGACCTGAAATCCGGTTACACAGAACAG ACGTCCAGCAGCTGTTGGTGACTAAAGAAGAGGCTTACccagagcagcaggagtggaGTTCCAGTCTGGACCAGGAGGACCCACCAGAGACCCCATGCATTGAAAAGGAACAGAAGGAACTGTGGGCCagtcaggagggagagcagcttcAAAGGCTGGAGGAGGCCGATAACGCCATGTTTACTCCTGAAGTGAAGAGTGAAGACGATGATGGAGACAAAGCTCAGTCCTCACAGCTTCATCACAGacaaactgaggaggaaagagatgTAGAGGTAGAAGCTGGTGGATCAGATCCAGACAAGACCTTAAATCCTGGTACATGTTTACAACCAGGTCATGACAAGACTTCACAGGACTCAGAGTCTGAGACTGATGATAGTAGTTTCTACTCTGAGGAGATCAGGGAACCTCAGTCAGGTTTAAACCTGCTACACAACAAAGTACCTGCAAGTGATCTGGaacataaaactgagaaaacaccAGCACTGTCCTCAGAGTCTGCTGCAAGAGCAGACCACAAGAGACATCCACAGGAACACAGTGAAATCCAAAAAGGAGAGAAACCGTTTggttgctcagtttgtggtaaacGGTACCATCAGGGCAAACTCTTAATAATTCATTCAAAACttcattcaaaagaaaaacGTCATTTTAAAAGGAGCGGGGATGTTGGATGTACAGAGGAGAAACCCTTCAGCTGCTCCTTATGTGGTAAAAGATTTGAAAAAAGCTATAATTTAATCGCACATGTCAGAGTTCACACAGGAGAAAAACCCTTCACCTGCTCAGTTTGTAAAACATGTTTCAAGACCCGACACGCTTTGATGAATCACATGAGAATTCATACTGGAGAGAAACCATTCAGgtgctcagtttgtggtaaaaggTTTGTCCAGAGTGGATCTCTAAAACAACACACGTCTGTCCACACAGAGGAGAAACCATACAGCTGCAACGCCTGTGACAAAAGATTCTCTCTGCTCACTTATCTCAGAAGACACAAGTGTGTTAGTAAGTTCAGCAGCAAGAGAAGAAGCCGCAGAAATGCTTGTTGA
- the LOC108892116 gene encoding gastrula zinc finger protein XlCGF26.1 isoform X2, with protein MSKVQRLRAFVKQRLSAAAEEILGLFESTIAEYEEEIVRQRRLLQEAGRTEIHNDTAANVKTFTVIKEVPPVQDQEEPEPGLIKEEQEEVCSSQEEADVDFPFTPVPVKSEDDEEKPPVSQLQQTEEEEEDCGGPDPNRNCGPGRCLQPDNNTTSNCSETEGGDVGFRQSREAVSHVGYDAAKRSCDSPECGEGLGSNDHLHIHLKTFTCPYCGKRFTKSSNLTTHLRVHTGEKPFTCSVCNTSFSLRCTLVNHMRVHTGEKPFSCSVCGKRFSKKANLTTHMALHTEEKPFKCSVCGKRFTWHSQVKNHKCAVGSSR; from the exons ATGTCCAAAGTCCAGAGACTGAGAGCTTTCGTGAAGCAGAGACTGAGCGCGGCTGCTGAGGAGATACTCGGCCTGTTTGAGAGCACGATAGCGGAGTACGAGGAGGAGATTGTCCGCCAGCGCAGACTGCTGCAGGAGGCTGGGAGGACCGAGATCCACAACGACACGGCAG caAATGTCAAGACGTTCACGGTGATTAAAGAGGTTCCCCCCGTGCAGGACCAGGAGGAGCCAGAGCCAGGTCTcattaaagaggaacaggaggaagtgTGCAGCAGTCAGGAGGAGGCTGACGTGGACTTCCCCTTCACTCCTGTCCCTGTGaagagtgaagatgatgaagagaaacctCCGGTCTCTCAACTTCAacaaactgaggaggaggaagaggactgTGGAGGACCAGATCCAAACAGGAACTGTGGTCCGGGCAGATGTTTACAACCAGATAACAACACGACGTCAAACTGCTCAGAGACTGAAGGAGGTGATGTTGGATTCAGGCAGAGCAGGGAGGCTGTGAGTCATGTGGGATATGATGCAGCCAAAAGATCATGTGACTCTCCTGAGTGTGGTGAAGGACTGGGCAGTAATGACCATCTGCACATCCACCTGAAAACATTCACCTGCCCGTACTGTGGTAAAAGATTCACAAAGAGCTCGAATCTGACCACACACCTGAGAGTTCACACGGGGGAGAAACCTTTCACCTGCTCCGTCTGTAACACCAGCTTCAGTCTGCGTTGCACGTTGGTGAATCACATGAGAGTCCACACCGGGGAGAAACCGTTCAGCTGCTCGGTGTGCGGGAAAAGATTCTCAAAGAAGGCCAATCTGACCACACACATGGCCCTGCACACTGAGGAGAAGCCGTTCAAATGCAGCGTTTGTGGCAAAAGATTCACCTGGCACTCACAGGTCAAAAACCACAAGTGTGCTGTCGGCAGCAGCAGGTAA